A stretch of the Bubalus kerabau isolate K-KA32 ecotype Philippines breed swamp buffalo chromosome 11, PCC_UOA_SB_1v2, whole genome shotgun sequence genome encodes the following:
- the SSNA1 gene encoding microtubule nucleation factor SSNA1 isoform X2, with protein sequence MTQQGAALQNYNNELVKCIEELCQKREELCRQIQQEEEEKQRLQNEVRQLTEKLARVNENLARKIASRNEFDRTIAETEAAYLKILESSQTLLSVLKREAGNLTKATASEQKSSGGKES encoded by the exons ATGACCCAGCAAGGCGCGGCGCTGCAGAATTACAACAACGAGCTGGTCAAGT GCATCGAGGAGCTGTGCCAGAAGCGGGAGGAGCTGTGCCGGCAGAtccagcaggaggaggaggagaagcagaggcTGCAGAACGAGGTGAGGCAGCTGACGGAGAAGCTGGCCCGAGTCAACGAGAACCTGGCGCGTAAGATCGCCTCTCGGAACGAGTTCGATCGGACCATCGCGGAGACAGAAGCCGCCTACCTCAAG ATCCTGGAGAGCTCGCAGACTCTGCTTAGTGTCCTGAAGCGAGAAGCGGGGAACCTGACAAAGGCCACAGCCTCAGAGCAGAAGAGCAGCGGAGGCAAGGAGAGCTGA
- the TMEM210 gene encoding transmembrane protein 210: MAACPQPDSRLLGGPLGLVCLSLLLIPAAAGAYCECSLGLSREALIALLVVLAGISASCFCALVIVAVGVIRAKGETCPAHMDSRMVGHFGVQEDHMDLRTVHVESHLMDPDMAVPMMQPLEEHGLMTITMDPTLEEPPPPPE, translated from the exons ATGGCCGCCTGTCCCCAGCCCGACTCCCGCCTGCTCGGCGGCCCCCTCGGCCTCGTGTGCCTGTCCCTTTTGCTCATCCCTGCTGCAG CTGGAGCCTACTGCGAGTGCAGCCTCGGCCTCAGCCGCGAGGCCCTCATCGCCCTGCTGGTGGTGCTGGCGGGCATCAGCGCTAGCTGCTTCTGCGCCCTGGTCATCGTGGCCGTTGGTGTCATTCGAGCCAAGGG tgaAACGTGCCCTGCACACATGGACAGCAG GATGGTGGGGCACTTTGGGGTGCAGGAAGACCACATGGACCTGCGCACGGTGCACGTGGAGTCCCACCTCATGGACCCCGACATGGCGGTCCCCATGATGCAGCCCCTGGAAGAGCATGGCCTCATGACCATCACCATGGACCCAACCCTGGAGGAGCCACCCCCCCCACCTGAGTAG
- the LRRC26 gene encoding leucine-rich repeat-containing protein 26 — translation MRSPSFPSWGPPPPLQLLLLLLPWPVWTQAPAAASSWGTPGALDCPEACVCAPGGQANCSERALPAVPGGLNRRVRVLLLNHNRVHALPPGAFVDAGALLRLDLRENGLRWVHARAFWGLGALEQLDLSANQLEALLPGTFAPLRALRALSLAENRLARLEPAVLGALPLLRALSLQDNDLPALASGLLAGLPALNTLRLRGNPWTCGCALRPLCAWLRGHPRHAPEAETLLCVSPGRLTLSPLTAFPDAAFSHCARPLAARDLAVVYGLGPVSFLASLAACLALGSAFTACGARHRRRRRRAAARRQQRRQPDPGPGTASPAATAAQA, via the exons ATGCGGAGTCCCTCCTTTCCCTCGtgggggccgccgccgccgctgcagctgctactgctgctgttgccGTGGCCAGTCTGGACCCAGGCGCCCGCCGCAGCCTCCTCCTGGGGAACCCCGGGCGCCCTAGACTGCCCCGAGGCGTGCGTGTGCGCGCCGGGGGGCCAGGCCAACTGCTCGGAGCGCGCGCTGCCCGCCGTGCCGGGGGGCTTGAACCGGCGCGTCCGCGTGCTGCTGCTGAACCACAACCGCGTGCACGCGCTGCCTCCCGGCGCCTTCGTGGATGCCGGCGCGCTGCTCCGCCTGGACCTGCGCGAGAACGGACTGCGCTGGGTGCACGCGCGGGCCTTCTGGGGCCTGGGCGCGCTGGAGCAGCTAGACCTCAGCGCCAACCAGCTAGAGGCGCTGCTGCCCGGCACTTTCGCGCCACTGCGCGCTCTGCGCGCCCTCTCGCTGGCTGAGAACCGGCTGGCGCGCCTAGAGCCCGCGGTGCTGGGCGCGCTCCCGCTGCTGCGCGCGCTCAGCCTGCAGGACAACGACCTGCCTGCGCTCGCGTCCGGGCTCCTGGCTGGCCTGCCGGCTCTCAACACGCTGCGCCTGCGCGGCAACCCCTGGACCTGTGGCTGCGCGCTGCGCCCACTCTGCGCCTGGCTTCGCGGGCACCCGCGGCACGCGCCAG AGGCCGAAACGCTGCTTTGCGTGTCGCCGGGGCGCCTGACGCTCAGCCCCCTGACCGCCTTCCCGGACGCCGCCTTCAGCCACTGCGCGCGGCCCCTTGCCGCCCGGGATCTGGCCGTGGTCTATGGTCTCGGGCCCGTCTCCTTCCTTGCTAGCCTGGCCGCCTGTCTGGCCCTGGGCTCCGCGTTCACTGCCTGCGGCGctcgccaccgccgccgccgccgccgcgccgccgcccgccgccAGCAGAGGAGGCAGCCGGATCCTGGCCCCGGCACGGCCTCGCCTGCGGCCACCGCCGCCCAAGCTTGA
- the ANAPC2 gene encoding anaphase-promoting complex subunit 2 isoform X2: MAAAAEAGRDAGPAQELLAAWNTVSTGLVPPAALGLASSRTSGAVPPKEEELRAAVEVLRGHGLHSVLEEWFVEVLQTDLQANISLEFWNAISQRENCADEPQCLLLLLDAFGLLESRLDPYLRSLELLEKWTRLGLLMGTGAQGLREKVHTTLRGVLFFSTPRAFQEMIQRLYGRFLRVYLQSKRKGEGGTDPELEGELDSRHRLSLLERVSAEAVTSTLHQVTRERMEDRCRGEYERSFLREFHKWIERVVGWLGKVFLQDGPSRPASPEPGTTLRRWRCHVQRFFYRIYAGLRIEELFSIIRDFPDSRPAVEDLKYCLERTDQRSQLLVSLKAALETRLLHPGVNTCDIITLYISAIKALRVLDPSMVVLEVACEPIRRYLRTREDTVRQIVAGLTGDSDGTGDLAVELSKTDPASLETGQDSEDDSGEPEDWVPDPVDADPGKSSSKRRSSDIISLLVSIYGSKDLFINEYRSLLADRLLHQFSFSPEREIRNVELLKLRFGEAPMHFCEVMLKDMADSRRINANIREEDEKRPAEEQPPFGVYAVILSSEFWPPFKDEKLEVPEDIREALEVYCRKYEKLKAMRTLSWKHTLGLVTMDVELADRTLSVAVTPVQAVVLLYFQDQASWGLEELSEAVKMPAALLRRRLSVWLQQGVLREEPAGTFSVVEEERPQDRDNMVLVDSDDESDSGLASQADQKEEELLLFWTYIQAMLTNLESLSLERIYSMLRMFVVTGPALAEIDLQELQGFLQRKVRDQQLVYSAGVYRLPKSCG, encoded by the exons atggcggcggcggcggaggcgggCCGTGACGCGGGGCCTGCGCAGGAGCTGCTGGCGGCCTGGAACACCGTGAGCACCGGGCTGGTGCCTCCGGCCGCGCTGGGACTG GCGTCCTCCCGGACCAGCGGTGCCGTCCCTCCAAAAGAGGAGGAGCTCCGGGCGGCGGTGGAAGTGCTCAGGGGCCACGGTCTGCACTCGGTCCTGGAGGAGTGGTTCGTAGAGGTGCTGCAGACAGACCTGCAGGCCAACATCTCCCTCGAGTTCTGGAATGCCATCTCTCAGCGCGAGAACTGTGCGGACGAACCCCAGTGCCTTCTGTTGCTCCTCGATGCTTTCGGTCTGCTGGAGAGCCGCCTCGATCCCTACCTGCGTAGTCTAGAGCTCCTGGAGAAATGGACTCGCCTGGGCTTGCTGATGGGCACCGGTGCTCAGGGGCTTCGGGAGAAGGTCCACACCACGTTGCGGGGCGTCCTGTTCTTTTCGACTCCCAGAGCTTTTCAGGAGATGATCCAGCGCCTTTATGGGCGCTTCTTGAGAGTTTACCTGCAGAGTAAGAGAAAGGGGGAAGGAGGCACAGACCCGGAACTGGAGGGGGAGTTGGACAGCAG GCACAGGCTCAGTCTGCTGGAGCGGGTCAGCGCCGAGGCTGTGACCAGCACCCTGCACCAGGTGACCCGGGAGCGGATGGAGGACCGTTGTCGGGGGGAGTACGAGCGCTCCTTCCTGCGAGAGTTCCACAAG TGGATTGAGAGAGTGGTTGGCTGGCTGGGCAAGGTGTTCCTGCAGGACGGCCCCAGCAGGCCCGCGTCCCCGGAGCCGGGCACCACGCTGCGCCGCTGGCGGTGCCACGTGCAGAGGTTCTTCTACCGCATCTATGCTGGCCTGCGCATCGAGGAGCTCTTCAGCATCATCCGAG ACTTCCCGGACTCCAGGCCCGCTGTGGAAGACCTCAAGTACTGCCTGGAGAGGACCGACCAGAGGTCGCAGCTGCTCGTGTCCCTCAAGGCTGCCCTGGAGACGCGGCTGCTCCACCCAG GCGTGAACACATGTGACATCATCACCCTGTACATCTCGGCCATCAAGGCGCTGCGCGTGCTGGACCCGTCCATGGTTGTCCTGGAGGTGGCCTGTGAGCCCATTCGCCGGTACCTGCG GACGCGGGAGGACACAGTGCGGCAGATCGTGGCGGGGCTGACGGGGGACTCGGATGGGACGGGGGACTTGGCTGTTGAGCTGTCCAAGACGGACCCTGCGAGCCTAGAGACGGGGCAGGACAGCGAGGACGACTCTGGCGAGCCGGAGGACTGGGTCCCTGACCCCGTGGACGCAGATCCAG ggaagtccagctcCAAGCGGCGCTCCTCGGACATCATCAGCCTGCTGGTCAGCATCTACGGCAGCAAGGACCTCTTCATCAACGAGTACCGCTCGCTGCTGGCCGACCGCCTGCTGCACCAGTTCAGCTTCAGCCCCGAGCG GGAGATCCGCAATGTGGAGCTGCTGAAACTGCGCTTTGGCGAGGCCCCGATGCACTTCTGTGAGGTCATGCTCAAG GACATGGCGGACTCGCGCCGCATCAACGCCAACATCCGGGAGGAGGACGAGAAGCGGCCCGCCGAGGAGCAGCCGCCCTTCGGAGTCTACGCTGTCATCCTGTCCAGTGAGTTCTGGCCGCCCTTCAAGGACGAGAAGCTGGAGGTCCCCGAGGACATCAGGGAGGCCCTGGAGGTCTACTGCCGGAAGTACGAGAAGCTGAAG GCCATGCGGACGCTCAGCTGGAAGCACACCCTGGGCTTGGTGACAATGGACGTGGAGCTGGCTGACCGCACCCTGTCCGTGGCGGTGACCCCGGTGCAGGCTGTGGTCTTGCTGTATTTCCAGGACCAAG CCAGCTGGGGCCTGGAGGAGCTGAGCGAGGCGGTGAAGATGCCGGCCGCGCTGCTGCGGCGCCGCCTGTCCGTGTGGCTGCAGCAGGGCGTGCTGCGCGAGGAGCCGGCCGGCACCTTCTCGGTAGTGGAGGAAGAGCGGCCGCAGGATCGAGACAACATGGTGCTGGTCGACAGCGACGACGAGAGCGACTCGGGCCTGGCCTCGCAAGCCGACCAGAAGGAGGAGGAGCTGCTG CTCTTCTGGACGTACATCCAGGCCATGCTGACCAACCTGGAGAGCCTGTCGCTGGAGCGCATCTACAGCATGCTGCGCATGTTCGTGGTCACCGGCCCCGCGCTGGCCGAGATCGACCTGCAGGAGCTCCAGGGCTTCCTGCAGAGGAAGGTGCGCGACCAGCAGCTCGTCTATTCTGCTGGCGTCTACCGCCTGCCCAAGAGTTGTGGCTGA
- the ANAPC2 gene encoding anaphase-promoting complex subunit 2 isoform X3, translating into MVAAGSRRPNRRCSPPRRLRTISARPAPGSVTGPAPLAAHRARHRRACAPSPASSRRASPSGSEGWWAQMAAAAEAGRDAGPAQELLAAWNTVSTGLVPPAALGLASSRTSGAVPPKEEELRAAVEVLRGHGLHSVLEEWFVEVLQTDLQANISLEFWNAISQRENCADEPQCLLLLLDAFGLLESRLDPYLRSLELLEKWTRLGLLMGTGAQGLREKVHTTLRGVLFFSTPRAFQEMIQRLYGRFLRVYLQSKRKGEGGTDPELEGELDSRYARRRHYRLLQSPLCAGCGSDRQRCWCRQALEQLHQLSQLLHRLSLLERVSAEAVTSTLHQVTRERMEDRCRGEYERSFLREFHKWIERVVGWLGKVFLQDGPSRPASPEPGTTLRRWRCHVQRFFYRIYAGLRIEELFSIIRDFPDSRPAVEDLKYCLERTDQRSQLLVSLKAALETRLLHPGVNTCDIITLYISAIKALRVLDPSMVVLEVACEPIRRYLRTREDTVRQIVAGLTGDSDGTGDLAVELSKTDPASLETGQDSEDDSGEPEDWVPDPVDADPGKSSSKRRSSDIISLLVSIYGSKDLFINEYRSLLADRLLHQFSFSPEREIRNVELLKLRFGEAPMHFCEVMLKDMADSRRINANIREEDEKRPAEEQPPFGVYAVILSSEFWPPFKDEKLEVPEDIREALEVYCRKYEKLKAMRTLSWKHTLGLVTMDVELADRTLSVAVTPVQAVVLLYFQDQAGAWRS; encoded by the exons ATGGTCGCCGCCGGGTCCCGCCGCCCCAACCGCCGCTGCAGCCCCCCTCGGCGCCTGCGCACGATCTCCGCTCGCCCCGCCCCCGGTAGCGTCACCGGCCCTGCGCCTCTCGCCGCGCACCGTGCGCGTCATCGTCGCGCGTGCGCGCCCAGCCCGGCGTCATCGCGGCGCGCCTCGCCGAGCGGCTCTGAGGGCTGGTGGGCGcagatggcggcggcggcggaggcgggCCGTGACGCGGGGCCTGCGCAGGAGCTGCTGGCGGCCTGGAACACCGTGAGCACCGGGCTGGTGCCTCCGGCCGCGCTGGGACTG GCGTCCTCCCGGACCAGCGGTGCCGTCCCTCCAAAAGAGGAGGAGCTCCGGGCGGCGGTGGAAGTGCTCAGGGGCCACGGTCTGCACTCGGTCCTGGAGGAGTGGTTCGTAGAGGTGCTGCAGACAGACCTGCAGGCCAACATCTCCCTCGAGTTCTGGAATGCCATCTCTCAGCGCGAGAACTGTGCGGACGAACCCCAGTGCCTTCTGTTGCTCCTCGATGCTTTCGGTCTGCTGGAGAGCCGCCTCGATCCCTACCTGCGTAGTCTAGAGCTCCTGGAGAAATGGACTCGCCTGGGCTTGCTGATGGGCACCGGTGCTCAGGGGCTTCGGGAGAAGGTCCACACCACGTTGCGGGGCGTCCTGTTCTTTTCGACTCCCAGAGCTTTTCAGGAGATGATCCAGCGCCTTTATGGGCGCTTCTTGAGAGTTTACCTGCAGAGTAAGAGAAAGGGGGAAGGAGGCACAGACCCGGAACTGGAGGGGGAGTTGGACAGCAGGTATGCCCGCCGCCGGCACTACCGCCTTCTGCAGAGCCCGCTGTGCGCGGGGTGCGGCAGCGACAGGCAGCGGTGCTGGTGCCGCCAGGCGCTGGAGCAGCTCCACCAGCTCAGCCAGCTCCT GCACAGGCTCAGTCTGCTGGAGCGGGTCAGCGCCGAGGCTGTGACCAGCACCCTGCACCAGGTGACCCGGGAGCGGATGGAGGACCGTTGTCGGGGGGAGTACGAGCGCTCCTTCCTGCGAGAGTTCCACAAG TGGATTGAGAGAGTGGTTGGCTGGCTGGGCAAGGTGTTCCTGCAGGACGGCCCCAGCAGGCCCGCGTCCCCGGAGCCGGGCACCACGCTGCGCCGCTGGCGGTGCCACGTGCAGAGGTTCTTCTACCGCATCTATGCTGGCCTGCGCATCGAGGAGCTCTTCAGCATCATCCGAG ACTTCCCGGACTCCAGGCCCGCTGTGGAAGACCTCAAGTACTGCCTGGAGAGGACCGACCAGAGGTCGCAGCTGCTCGTGTCCCTCAAGGCTGCCCTGGAGACGCGGCTGCTCCACCCAG GCGTGAACACATGTGACATCATCACCCTGTACATCTCGGCCATCAAGGCGCTGCGCGTGCTGGACCCGTCCATGGTTGTCCTGGAGGTGGCCTGTGAGCCCATTCGCCGGTACCTGCG GACGCGGGAGGACACAGTGCGGCAGATCGTGGCGGGGCTGACGGGGGACTCGGATGGGACGGGGGACTTGGCTGTTGAGCTGTCCAAGACGGACCCTGCGAGCCTAGAGACGGGGCAGGACAGCGAGGACGACTCTGGCGAGCCGGAGGACTGGGTCCCTGACCCCGTGGACGCAGATCCAG ggaagtccagctcCAAGCGGCGCTCCTCGGACATCATCAGCCTGCTGGTCAGCATCTACGGCAGCAAGGACCTCTTCATCAACGAGTACCGCTCGCTGCTGGCCGACCGCCTGCTGCACCAGTTCAGCTTCAGCCCCGAGCG GGAGATCCGCAATGTGGAGCTGCTGAAACTGCGCTTTGGCGAGGCCCCGATGCACTTCTGTGAGGTCATGCTCAAG GACATGGCGGACTCGCGCCGCATCAACGCCAACATCCGGGAGGAGGACGAGAAGCGGCCCGCCGAGGAGCAGCCGCCCTTCGGAGTCTACGCTGTCATCCTGTCCAGTGAGTTCTGGCCGCCCTTCAAGGACGAGAAGCTGGAGGTCCCCGAGGACATCAGGGAGGCCCTGGAGGTCTACTGCCGGAAGTACGAGAAGCTGAAG GCCATGCGGACGCTCAGCTGGAAGCACACCCTGGGCTTGGTGACAATGGACGTGGAGCTGGCTGACCGCACCCTGTCCGTGGCGGTGACCCCGGTGCAGGCTGTGGTCTTGCTGTATTTCCAGGACCAAG CTGGGGCCTGGAGGAGCTGA
- the SSNA1 gene encoding microtubule nucleation factor SSNA1 isoform X1, whose amino-acid sequence MTQQGAALQNYNNELVKSPGAHRARSLPAPGIEELCQKREELCRQIQQEEEEKQRLQNEVRQLTEKLARVNENLARKIASRNEFDRTIAETEAAYLKILESSQTLLSVLKREAGNLTKATASEQKSSGGKES is encoded by the exons ATGACCCAGCAAGGCGCGGCGCTGCAGAATTACAACAACGAGCTGGTCAAGT CCCCCGGCGCCCACCGCGCCCGCTCCCTGCCCGCCCCAGGCATCGAGGAGCTGTGCCAGAAGCGGGAGGAGCTGTGCCGGCAGAtccagcaggaggaggaggagaagcagaggcTGCAGAACGAGGTGAGGCAGCTGACGGAGAAGCTGGCCCGAGTCAACGAGAACCTGGCGCGTAAGATCGCCTCTCGGAACGAGTTCGATCGGACCATCGCGGAGACAGAAGCCGCCTACCTCAAG ATCCTGGAGAGCTCGCAGACTCTGCTTAGTGTCCTGAAGCGAGAAGCGGGGAACCTGACAAAGGCCACAGCCTCAGAGCAGAAGAGCAGCGGAGGCAAGGAGAGCTGA
- the ANAPC2 gene encoding anaphase-promoting complex subunit 2 isoform X1, with product MAAAAEAGRDAGPAQELLAAWNTVSTGLVPPAALGLASSRTSGAVPPKEEELRAAVEVLRGHGLHSVLEEWFVEVLQTDLQANISLEFWNAISQRENCADEPQCLLLLLDAFGLLESRLDPYLRSLELLEKWTRLGLLMGTGAQGLREKVHTTLRGVLFFSTPRAFQEMIQRLYGRFLRVYLQSKRKGEGGTDPELEGELDSRYARRRHYRLLQSPLCAGCGSDRQRCWCRQALEQLHQLSQLLHRLSLLERVSAEAVTSTLHQVTRERMEDRCRGEYERSFLREFHKWIERVVGWLGKVFLQDGPSRPASPEPGTTLRRWRCHVQRFFYRIYAGLRIEELFSIIRDFPDSRPAVEDLKYCLERTDQRSQLLVSLKAALETRLLHPGVNTCDIITLYISAIKALRVLDPSMVVLEVACEPIRRYLRTREDTVRQIVAGLTGDSDGTGDLAVELSKTDPASLETGQDSEDDSGEPEDWVPDPVDADPGKSSSKRRSSDIISLLVSIYGSKDLFINEYRSLLADRLLHQFSFSPEREIRNVELLKLRFGEAPMHFCEVMLKDMADSRRINANIREEDEKRPAEEQPPFGVYAVILSSEFWPPFKDEKLEVPEDIREALEVYCRKYEKLKAMRTLSWKHTLGLVTMDVELADRTLSVAVTPVQAVVLLYFQDQASWGLEELSEAVKMPAALLRRRLSVWLQQGVLREEPAGTFSVVEEERPQDRDNMVLVDSDDESDSGLASQADQKEEELLLFWTYIQAMLTNLESLSLERIYSMLRMFVVTGPALAEIDLQELQGFLQRKVRDQQLVYSAGVYRLPKSCG from the exons atggcggcggcggcggaggcgggCCGTGACGCGGGGCCTGCGCAGGAGCTGCTGGCGGCCTGGAACACCGTGAGCACCGGGCTGGTGCCTCCGGCCGCGCTGGGACTG GCGTCCTCCCGGACCAGCGGTGCCGTCCCTCCAAAAGAGGAGGAGCTCCGGGCGGCGGTGGAAGTGCTCAGGGGCCACGGTCTGCACTCGGTCCTGGAGGAGTGGTTCGTAGAGGTGCTGCAGACAGACCTGCAGGCCAACATCTCCCTCGAGTTCTGGAATGCCATCTCTCAGCGCGAGAACTGTGCGGACGAACCCCAGTGCCTTCTGTTGCTCCTCGATGCTTTCGGTCTGCTGGAGAGCCGCCTCGATCCCTACCTGCGTAGTCTAGAGCTCCTGGAGAAATGGACTCGCCTGGGCTTGCTGATGGGCACCGGTGCTCAGGGGCTTCGGGAGAAGGTCCACACCACGTTGCGGGGCGTCCTGTTCTTTTCGACTCCCAGAGCTTTTCAGGAGATGATCCAGCGCCTTTATGGGCGCTTCTTGAGAGTTTACCTGCAGAGTAAGAGAAAGGGGGAAGGAGGCACAGACCCGGAACTGGAGGGGGAGTTGGACAGCAGGTATGCCCGCCGCCGGCACTACCGCCTTCTGCAGAGCCCGCTGTGCGCGGGGTGCGGCAGCGACAGGCAGCGGTGCTGGTGCCGCCAGGCGCTGGAGCAGCTCCACCAGCTCAGCCAGCTCCT GCACAGGCTCAGTCTGCTGGAGCGGGTCAGCGCCGAGGCTGTGACCAGCACCCTGCACCAGGTGACCCGGGAGCGGATGGAGGACCGTTGTCGGGGGGAGTACGAGCGCTCCTTCCTGCGAGAGTTCCACAAG TGGATTGAGAGAGTGGTTGGCTGGCTGGGCAAGGTGTTCCTGCAGGACGGCCCCAGCAGGCCCGCGTCCCCGGAGCCGGGCACCACGCTGCGCCGCTGGCGGTGCCACGTGCAGAGGTTCTTCTACCGCATCTATGCTGGCCTGCGCATCGAGGAGCTCTTCAGCATCATCCGAG ACTTCCCGGACTCCAGGCCCGCTGTGGAAGACCTCAAGTACTGCCTGGAGAGGACCGACCAGAGGTCGCAGCTGCTCGTGTCCCTCAAGGCTGCCCTGGAGACGCGGCTGCTCCACCCAG GCGTGAACACATGTGACATCATCACCCTGTACATCTCGGCCATCAAGGCGCTGCGCGTGCTGGACCCGTCCATGGTTGTCCTGGAGGTGGCCTGTGAGCCCATTCGCCGGTACCTGCG GACGCGGGAGGACACAGTGCGGCAGATCGTGGCGGGGCTGACGGGGGACTCGGATGGGACGGGGGACTTGGCTGTTGAGCTGTCCAAGACGGACCCTGCGAGCCTAGAGACGGGGCAGGACAGCGAGGACGACTCTGGCGAGCCGGAGGACTGGGTCCCTGACCCCGTGGACGCAGATCCAG ggaagtccagctcCAAGCGGCGCTCCTCGGACATCATCAGCCTGCTGGTCAGCATCTACGGCAGCAAGGACCTCTTCATCAACGAGTACCGCTCGCTGCTGGCCGACCGCCTGCTGCACCAGTTCAGCTTCAGCCCCGAGCG GGAGATCCGCAATGTGGAGCTGCTGAAACTGCGCTTTGGCGAGGCCCCGATGCACTTCTGTGAGGTCATGCTCAAG GACATGGCGGACTCGCGCCGCATCAACGCCAACATCCGGGAGGAGGACGAGAAGCGGCCCGCCGAGGAGCAGCCGCCCTTCGGAGTCTACGCTGTCATCCTGTCCAGTGAGTTCTGGCCGCCCTTCAAGGACGAGAAGCTGGAGGTCCCCGAGGACATCAGGGAGGCCCTGGAGGTCTACTGCCGGAAGTACGAGAAGCTGAAG GCCATGCGGACGCTCAGCTGGAAGCACACCCTGGGCTTGGTGACAATGGACGTGGAGCTGGCTGACCGCACCCTGTCCGTGGCGGTGACCCCGGTGCAGGCTGTGGTCTTGCTGTATTTCCAGGACCAAG CCAGCTGGGGCCTGGAGGAGCTGAGCGAGGCGGTGAAGATGCCGGCCGCGCTGCTGCGGCGCCGCCTGTCCGTGTGGCTGCAGCAGGGCGTGCTGCGCGAGGAGCCGGCCGGCACCTTCTCGGTAGTGGAGGAAGAGCGGCCGCAGGATCGAGACAACATGGTGCTGGTCGACAGCGACGACGAGAGCGACTCGGGCCTGGCCTCGCAAGCCGACCAGAAGGAGGAGGAGCTGCTG CTCTTCTGGACGTACATCCAGGCCATGCTGACCAACCTGGAGAGCCTGTCGCTGGAGCGCATCTACAGCATGCTGCGCATGTTCGTGGTCACCGGCCCCGCGCTGGCCGAGATCGACCTGCAGGAGCTCCAGGGCTTCCTGCAGAGGAAGGTGCGCGACCAGCAGCTCGTCTATTCTGCTGGCGTCTACCGCCTGCCCAAGAGTTGTGGCTGA